CTCGGCCTCCATCATCACCTTGGCCATCTCGTTGCGCGTGGCCAGGTCGCGCGCGGTGCTGGCCGCGCGCTCGGCGCGAGCCCAGTCCTTGAGGCTGGCGGCGCCGCGGGCCAGCTCCAGCAGCGCCTGGGCGGCCCTGGGGCGGGTGTGCCACTCGCCCGAGTAGCTCCACGCCTCGTCCCACGCGTCGTCGAACGTGGGGCGGTCGCCCGCGCCGCCGGCCGCGCGCCCCAGGTTGGCCATCGTCTGCAGCCGGTCGCAGGGGTGGGCGAAGTGCGGCAGCACCACCTGGAACGCCGCCTGCGCCTGGGGGAACCTCCCGCGCTCCATCCAGAAGTAGGCCAGGTCGGCGGCCAGGTGCGGCAGCCGCGGGTGGGTGTTTCCGTAGGCACGGAAGGCGGCGCGCGCGTGCTCCTGCGCCTCGACCGGGTTGTCCATCGCGACCGCCATCCGGAACAGGTCGTGATGCGCGCGACCCTGCACGTCGCGCATCCCGTGGCGGCGCGCCGCGCGCAGCCCGCGGATGTGGAAGCGCCGCGCCGCGGGGAGGTTGCCGCGAACGATGTACAGGTTGCCGAGCCCCAGGAACGCCTCGGCGTAGCTGGCCCAGTCCTTGGCCTGCCGCCCGAGCCCGATGGTACGCCGGAACCAGGTCTCGGCGCGCGCGTACTCGGTCTTGTCACGGGCCAGCTGCCCCACCCGGAAGCCGGCCGCGGCGTTGGCCGGCGCCGCCAGCGCGCCGGCCTGCGCGAAGGCGATGGCCGTGGCGCGCAGCTCCCGGTCTTCCGCCCACTTCGACACCTCGCGGCAGGCGGTGAGCACCTGCTCCTCGCCGAGCGACTGCGGGTCGCGGCAGAGGCCCGCCAGCACCCGGAGCGGGGCGTCGACCGCGGCGTCCACGCCCGCCGCCTCCAGCTCGCGCAGCCGCCGCTCGTGGGCGCCCTCCGAGAAGAGGCCGCGGCGCTCGTCGGGGTCGCGCACTCCGGCCCAGAGGGTCACGTCGCGCATGGTCTGCCAGAGCACCGTCCCCACCGCTCCCGAGACCTCCTCCAGCATCTCGGTGCCTTCGAGCGTCTCGTCGCCGTGCACGAGCGCGGGGGGGACGTGCCAGCGCCAGCGGCGCCGCGGCTTGCGTGCAGGGGTACCCGAAGAAGGTGCGGTCATCGGCTCGGCTCCGAGGAAGGTCGACATGGACACGGACGCGTAGCAGAATGACTCATGTTGCGTCCACTGATACAACCCCGCATGTGGAACACCGTGCGGTGCAAATCGTCTGCACCTGGCCTGGAGACCGGCGGCAAATGTATTGCAGCGCCGAAGGTGTTCATGTGTGTGACCCTATTATGTGCGACTCGGCGCAAGAGTGCCAGTCCCTTATGCATGAATAGTGGCCGCCCGGGCGGACATCCGGACGTTTTCAGCGCATACCGTACCACATTGTCCATTTTATCCTTCGTGTCATGGATAACCCCTCAACAGGCCCGCCGCTCGTTATATGCCTGTGCGAGCATGCCGCCGGGAGCGGAGTCTCGTGCTGCACGTCCTCACCAAAGCGCTCCTTTCACGCGGCGGTGTTCTTTTCGTCTGTTCCAGCCCCTCTTGCAGACGGGAGGAGCGCGCGCAGACGGTCCGGCTGCAGGGCGTAAATAAGAAGGACGAGCCTCGCAGGGACTTCGTTGGGTGGCTTTCACCCCGATGCCGAGGCAACTCCGGGCCGATGGACGGCGTCGGTGCGGAGTCGGGCGGCACGGCCGAGGCGGATCCGGATCCTGCGGCGCGCGCAGCCCGGCCCGGAGCGCGGCGGAAGGACACGCCCAGGACCGCAGTGCGAAGTGCGAAGTGCGAACTGCGAAACAGCCGCGATGCACTCGCGCGCTTCCGCACTCATCAGTTCCCGGGGTGGCACGAGTCGTGAACCGCCCGCCGTCCAGGGCGAACTTCAGACGTGGGGAGCGTGGCGATGAAGGTCCTGGTCACGGGCGGCACCGGGCTGGTGGGGAAGGCGGCCGTCGACTGCCTGCTGGAGGCGGGGCACACGGTCCGCCTGCTCTCGCGCCACGCCGACGACGACGCGCGCCAGTGGCCCGCCGGGGTCGAGGCGCATTCCTGCGACGTCTCCACCGACGAGGGGGTGGCCGGCGCGGCGGACGGGTGCCAGGCGGTGCTGCACGCGGCCGGGATCGTGTCCGACGACCCGCCCGAGGTCACCTTCGAGAAGGTGAACGTGGAGGGGACGCGGCGCCTGGCGCGCGAGGCCCGCCGCGCGGGGGTGCGCCGCTTCGTGTACGTGTCGTCGCTGGGGGCGGAAGCCGGCGAGTCGGACTACCACCGCTCCAAGCGCGCGGCCGAGGAGGCGGTGCGCGCCGAGGCGCCGCCGGGGTGGCTCATCCTGCGCCCCGGCAACGTCTACGGCCCCGGCGACGAGGTGATCTCGCTGCTCCTCAAGCTGGTGCGCGCCTCTCCGGTGGTGCCGCTCATCGGCCGGGGGAACCAGCCGTTCCAGCCGGTCTGGCACACCGACCTGGGGCTGGCGCTGGCCCGCGCGGCCACCGCCGACACGCCGCGCGAGACGGTGCTGGAGCTGGCCGGGCCCGAGGTGACCACCACGCGCGAGGTGGTGGAGCTGCTGGAGAAGCTCACGGGCAAGCGCACGCTGCACCTGCCGATCCCCGAGGCGCTGGCCAAGCTGGGCTCGAGCGCGGCGGAGCAGCTGGGGGTGGACGTGCGGGTGACCGGCGACCAGATCACCATGCTGCTCGAGGGCAACGTGATCGGCGAGGGGCGCCCGAACGCGCTCACCGAGGTGTTCGGGGTGACGCCGCTCACGCTGGGCGAGGGGCTGGGGAAGCTGGTGGACCAGATGCCCGAGCGGCTGCCGTCGGAGGGGACGGGCGCGCTGGAGCGGCAGCGCTACTGGGCCGACATCCGCGGCAGCCGGGTGACGGCCGACGAGCTGTTCGAGGCGCTGCGCACCGAGTTCTACACGCTGCCGCCTTCGGGGCTGCTGGACGTGGGCGCGGAGCCGGGGACGCCGCAGGTGCTGGAGGAGGGGAACACCCTGACCATGGCGCTCCCGCTCCGCGGCAACATCCAGGTGCGGGTGGTGGAGGTGAGCGGCCGCTCCATCACCTGCGTGACGCTGCGCGGGCACCCGCTCTCGGGCGCCATCCGCTTCCTGGTGGAGGAGCGGCCCGGCGGGGTGATCCGCTTCGAGATCCGCTCCTTCACCCGGTCCTCGGACCTGCTGGACCTGGTGGGGATGCGCACCTTCGGCAAGCTGGCGCAGAAGGCCACCTGGCGCTCGGTGGTGCAGACCCTGGTGGACAGGAGCGGCGGCGAGGCGCCCGAGGGGGTGCAGGAAGAGACCACCACGCTGGAGGGGAAGGACGCCGAGGACGTGGAGCGCTGGGTGGAGGAGCTGGTGATGCGCCGCAAGCGCGACCAGGCGCCCAACCCCGATGCCCCGTCCCGGAGCGGGAAGGCGGCCTGAGGGGAGTGCGAAGTGCGGGGTGCGAAGTGCGAGCGCGCTTCGGACGAAGGGGGCGGCGGGGAGCCGTCCCCTTCGCGCATCCCCTCCGCTCGCGGCACGGGACTGGCGGCGGCGGCCGTTTCCGTTGCTCCCTTCCGGGGAGTTTCCCGATCCACCGAGGGAGGAGGCCCGCGATGCCGAAGAAGCTCCGCCTGGACCTGGACCTGCTGGAAGTACAGTCGTTCGAGACGGACGCCGCCGCCGAGGAGCGCGGTACGGTGCACGCGCGGGAACTGAGCGGACCCTCGTGCTTCAACCACTGCACGTTCCGCGGCCTCACCTGCGAGGGCCAGCTCACCTGCGGCTGCTCCGCCCCCGTGGCCACCTGCCTCTGCTGAGCGGCGGCCGCGGCACCTTCACCCCTGACCGGAGAACGCGGCGATGGAGAAGCTCCGCCTGGACCTGGAGTCGCTGGACGTGCAGTCGTTCGACACGGGAGCCGCGGGGACGGTGCGCGCGCACGCCGCCACGCAGCGGACCGACTGCCTGTGCGGACAAACGTACGACGACCCGCTGTGCGCCCTCACCTGGCGCTGCACCATCCCCGGCTGCTGAGCGGAGGCGCGGTCGCAGAAGGAGATCCGGACCAAGACTCATACCGTTTTTCGAGATTCGCTGTGCATTGGGAAGCTGTCATTCCGAGTGGAGCCCGATGCGCTGAGCTCGCGTTCGCCACCGAAGTCGGCCGGGCTCCCGAGGAATCTACTCGCGGCCGGCAGGAGGCCGGACCGATGCATGGAGCCAGCGTCCGGGCGGGGTGAGTAGATTTCTCGGCGTCGCCCAGCCGAGGTGTGAAATCCGGATCGGTGCTGCGGCGCCGCTCGGAATGACATGGTTCGCGGAAGGACCGGATTGCACACTGATTCCTGGAATCCGGTATCACACCGGCGAAAACAGCCCCCGCGGACGATCCGCGGGGGCCGCTGCGCTCCGGGGGCGGCTGCGGCTATCGCGGGTACAGCCGGTAGCGCTCGCGGACCGGCATCCAGGCGTCGAGCTCCTGCTGCCAGCGGCGCTGGATCACGCGCGGGTCCTCGCCGCGGTCGAAGGCGGCGCGCGCCCACTTCGACCCGATCATCTGCGTGAAGCCCTCGTTCTCGACCCTGAGCTGCGTGGGGTGCAGCCGCTTGATCTCGGTGAGCAGCACCAGCGCGGTGTAGGGCGGGTCCCACTCGCCGCGGTCGGTGACGGTGAGGCGGATGGCGCGCACCCGCTCGCCGCGGAAGGGGACGTAGCCGGTCCCCTGCGGCACCAGGCTCACCGTGTCGAGCCGCACGCCCTCGAGGCCGTACTTCCGGACCGCCTCCAGCACCCGCGGCGCGTCCATCCACGGGGCGCCCACGTAGCTGAACGGCGCGTCGGTCCCCCGCCCCACCGTGAGGTTGGTGCCTTCCACCAGCACCAGGCCGCTGTACTTGTGGGCCGCGTCGAGCGAGCGGATGTTGGGCGAGGGGTTGATCCAGGGCAGCCCCGTGCGGTCGAACCACTGGTCGCCCTCCCACCCGGCGGCGGGAACCACGTGCAGGTCGGCGCCCACGCGGAACTCCTGGTTCACGTACTTCGCGACCTCGCCGGCCGTCATCCCGTGGCGCAGCGGCACCGGGTAGTAGCCGGTGATCGGCTGGCCGATGCGCTCGGTCTTGATCTCCATCTGCATCAGCGGCCCGTCCACCGCGTCGGTGATCGGGTTGGGCCGGTCGAGCACCACGAAGGGGATGCGCTGGGCGGCGGCCGCCTCCATGGCCATCGCCATCGTCCACACGAAGGTGTAGGGGCGCGCGCCGATGTCCTGGATGTCGAAGAGGAGCACCTCCACCCCCCGCAGCATCTCGGGGGTGGGCTTCTGCGTCTGCCCGTAGAGCGAGAAGACGGGCACCCCGGTGGCCGAGTCGCGCTGGTTCTCGATCTTCTCCCCGCCCTCGACGGTGCCGCGCACCCCGTGCTCGGGACCGTAGAGGGCGACCAGCTGCACGCCGGGGGTGCGCGCCAGCAGGTCCACCGCGTGCTCGCCGCGCGAGGTGACGGCGGTCTGGTTGGTGATGAGCCCCACGCGCTTCCCACGCACCAGGTGGAGCGAGTCGCGCACCAGCACCTCGAGCCCCGGGAGCACCGTGCTCGCGCGGGCCGGGCCGCCGCCGGGCGCGCGGCCGGCGGGGGGCGGGACGCTGTCGGCGCTCCCCTCGGCCTGCGGGGGGGCGCCGGTGCGGCAGCCGCCGGCGGCCAGCAGCGCGGCGGCGGCCAGGAGCGGGGCGAAGACGCGGGAGACGGAATGGCGGGGCATCGCAAGCGCTCGTAAGTTCGTGTCCGCTCGGGAAGCCGGGCAGGCGCGGCCCGGCACGTGCAACGTCCGGCGCCGTGTTGCGAAAGGCGGGCCAGGGGCCGATCCCGGACGGGGCGGCAGACGGAAGACAGGGAGGCCGGTTGAGCGAGACGTTCCGTCCGGCGCGGCCGGACGAGGTGGAAGAGGTGGCGCGCCTGGAGGCGCACAGCTTCCCGGCGCCGGGGCGCGGCCCCGCGTGGTGGGAGGACTTCCTGACCAACGGCCCGCACGGGGGGCTGGAGGCGCTGTGGGTGGCCGAGGAGGACGGCCGCCTGGTGGGCGCCTGCCAGCTGCTGTGGATGAGGCAGTGGATCGGCGGGGTGGCGCTGCCGGTGATGGGCCTCGCCGGGGTGGCCACCTCGCCCACGCACCGCAAGCGCGGGATGGCGGGGCGGATGCTGATCGCCGGCTTCGAGCACTCGCGCGAGCGCGGCGACGTGGGGAGCGCCCTGTACCCGTTCCGCGCCTCGTTCTACGAGGGGCTGGGCTACGGCCTGGCGGGCGAGGCGCACCAGTACCAGGTGCCCCCCGCCTACCTCCCCGACGACAAGGAGGCGCGCCAGCGGGTGCGGCTGGTGGACACCCCCGAGGACGCGGCGGCCATGCGCGCGGTGTACGCGCACGCCGCGCGCCGCCTGATGACGGGGCAGCTCGACCGCACCGAGCGCACCTGGCGCAAGAGCTGGGGGCACGACGACCAGGCGGCGGTGGTGTACTGGGGCGAGGGCGGCGAGCCCGAGGGGTACTGCATGGTGCGCTACCGGGCCGACCTGCCGGTGAACACGCGCTTCCTGGAGGTGGAGGAGCGCGCCTGGCTCACCGTGGGCGCGCAGCGCGGCATCTACGCCTGGCTCTCCACGCTGGGCGACCAGTGGCGCGACATCGTCTACCGGGCGCACCCCGAGGAGGGCTTCGGTGACCGCATCGAGGAGCCGCGCCTGCCGCTCCTGGCGGCGCCGGCGTGGCGGCTCTGGTTCCCCTCGGCCACGCTGCTGCGCGGGCCGATGTTCCGGGTGCTCGACGTCCCCGAGGCGCTCGCGCGGCGTACGCTGGCCACCGACGCGGAGCTCACCGTGTGCCTGGAGATCGACGACGAGCAGGTGCCGGAGAACCGCGGCCCCTGGCTGGTGCGGCTGGAGGGCGGCGCCATGCGGGTGGAGCCGTTCCGCGGCTCGCACACCGACTGCCGCTTCTCGATGAACATGGAGACGTTCTCGCGCATCTACATCGGCGCCATCCAGCCCTGGCAGGCGGTGCTGGGCGGCCTGGCCACCATCGAGGGCGCCGACGTGCTCAAGATGCTGGACCTGGCGCTGGAGGTGCCGAAGCCGTGGACGTTCGACCGGTTCTGAACGGCAAGTGCGTGAGTGCGTGAGTGCGAAAGTGCGAAAGTAACTTCGCACGGCGGCGCGACAGACCGCGCTCAAACTGGGTTCTCCCTCTCCCGCGCGGCGGGGAGGGCCGGGGAGGGGGCACGGGCCGGCTGACGGTTCGGCCCGGGGTTTGAAACAGCGGGTGGAGCGGGCGACCGGCGCGCGTCCGGCGCGCGGGGTCGGGACACCGACGGGAGGAGGAGACGGGGATGGCTCACGCATCCGCAGCTTCGCACTTCGCACTTCGCACTTCGCGCTTCGCACTGGCGGCCGCGCTGCTCGCGGCCGTCGCGTGCGGCGGCGGGGGCGGCGACAAGGGGAAAG
The genomic region above belongs to Longimicrobium sp. and contains:
- a CDS encoding DUF1990 family protein, producing MKVLVTGGTGLVGKAAVDCLLEAGHTVRLLSRHADDDARQWPAGVEAHSCDVSTDEGVAGAADGCQAVLHAAGIVSDDPPEVTFEKVNVEGTRRLAREARRAGVRRFVYVSSLGAEAGESDYHRSKRAAEEAVRAEAPPGWLILRPGNVYGPGDEVISLLLKLVRASPVVPLIGRGNQPFQPVWHTDLGLALARAATADTPRETVLELAGPEVTTTREVVELLEKLTGKRTLHLPIPEALAKLGSSAAEQLGVDVRVTGDQITMLLEGNVIGEGRPNALTEVFGVTPLTLGEGLGKLVDQMPERLPSEGTGALERQRYWADIRGSRVTADELFEALRTEFYTLPPSGLLDVGAEPGTPQVLEEGNTLTMALPLRGNIQVRVVEVSGRSITCVTLRGHPLSGAIRFLVEERPGGVIRFEIRSFTRSSDLLDLVGMRTFGKLAQKATWRSVVQTLVDRSGGEAPEGVQEETTTLEGKDAEDVERWVEELVMRRKRDQAPNPDAPSRSGKAA
- a CDS encoding DUF1343 domain-containing protein; the protein is MPRHSVSRVFAPLLAAAALLAAGGCRTGAPPQAEGSADSVPPPAGRAPGGGPARASTVLPGLEVLVRDSLHLVRGKRVGLITNQTAVTSRGEHAVDLLARTPGVQLVALYGPEHGVRGTVEGGEKIENQRDSATGVPVFSLYGQTQKPTPEMLRGVEVLLFDIQDIGARPYTFVWTMAMAMEAAAAQRIPFVVLDRPNPITDAVDGPLMQMEIKTERIGQPITGYYPVPLRHGMTAGEVAKYVNQEFRVGADLHVVPAAGWEGDQWFDRTGLPWINPSPNIRSLDAAHKYSGLVLVEGTNLTVGRGTDAPFSYVGAPWMDAPRVLEAVRKYGLEGVRLDTVSLVPQGTGYVPFRGERVRAIRLTVTDRGEWDPPYTALVLLTEIKRLHPTQLRVENEGFTQMIGSKWARAAFDRGEDPRVIQRRWQQELDAWMPVRERYRLYPR
- a CDS encoding GNAT family N-acetyltransferase, encoding MSETFRPARPDEVEEVARLEAHSFPAPGRGPAWWEDFLTNGPHGGLEALWVAEEDGRLVGACQLLWMRQWIGGVALPVMGLAGVATSPTHRKRGMAGRMLIAGFEHSRERGDVGSALYPFRASFYEGLGYGLAGEAHQYQVPPAYLPDDKEARQRVRLVDTPEDAAAMRAVYAHAARRLMTGQLDRTERTWRKSWGHDDQAAVVYWGEGGEPEGYCMVRYRADLPVNTRFLEVEERAWLTVGAQRGIYAWLSTLGDQWRDIVYRAHPEEGFGDRIEEPRLPLLAAPAWRLWFPSATLLRGPMFRVLDVPEALARRTLATDAELTVCLEIDDEQVPENRGPWLVRLEGGAMRVEPFRGSHTDCRFSMNMETFSRIYIGAIQPWQAVLGGLATIEGADVLKMLDLALEVPKPWTFDRF